The following are encoded in a window of Sinorhizobium sojae CCBAU 05684 genomic DNA:
- a CDS encoding sarcosine oxidase subunit alpha yields the protein MTGVNRISGAGRLTPARTARLTFDGRTLAALEGDTVASALLANDIHLVGRSFKYHRPRGILSAGAEEPNALLDVSRDAARRQPNVRATVQEVFDGMKVSSQNRWPSLSFDVGGFNNFLSPFFAAGFYYKTFMWPKAAWHKLYEPFIRRAAGLGVTPTEADPDHYASRYVHCDVLVVGAGVAGLAAAVAAAKAGAKVILCDEQAEVGGALHYDTGTLIDGQPGYEWAQATGKALADMDNVRLLTRTTAFGYYNHNYVALVERVTDHLAAPEKALPRERLWQVRAKKVILANGAIERHMVFANNDRPGIMLASAGRTYLNHFGVAVGKSVGVYTAHDSAYEAAFDLKRAGVAVPAIVDCREKPGEAVLQQARNLGIEVLTGHSVVDTSGKLRVASISVARNGGGGQRKIAVDALLVSAGWTPSVHLFSQSRGKVKFDAATERFLPGIYAQDCLSVGACNGTDDLQATIDEALAAGELTARAAGADGGAQVALSGKNAFEWTGGMIGAAEGAGADKTVKAFIDFQHDVCAKDIRLAVREGMHSIEHIKRFTTNGMASDQGKLSNMHGLAIAAEALGKEIPAVGLTTFRQPYTPVTFGTIVNHSRGSLFDPARKTPMHAWEEARGAEFEDVGNWKRAWYYPRAGETMHEAVARECKTVRDVAGIFDASTLGKIEVVGPDAAKFLNLMYTNAWDNLKPGRCRYGIMLRDDGFIYDDGVVGRLAEDRFHVTTTTGGAPRVLHHMEDYLQTEFPHLKVWLTSTTEQWAVIAVQGPKAREIIAPLVEGIDLSNEGLPHMSVAEGRICGVPTRLFRMSFTGELGFEVNVPADYGQAVWEAIWARAEPMGACAYGTETMHVLRAEKGYIIVGQDTDGTVTPDDAGLSWAVSKKKPDFVGIRGLKRPDLVKDGRKQLVGLLTKDPKVVLEEGAQIVADPNEPKPMTMLGHVTSSYWSPNCGRSIAMALVAGGRARLGQTLYVPMADRTIAVEVSDMVFFDKEGGRLHG from the coding sequence ATGACCGGGGTCAATCGCATTTCGGGTGCGGGGCGCCTAACGCCGGCGCGCACGGCCCGCCTCACCTTCGACGGCCGGACGCTGGCGGCACTCGAAGGCGACACGGTCGCCTCTGCACTGCTGGCCAATGATATCCATCTCGTCGGCCGTTCGTTCAAGTATCACCGCCCGCGCGGCATTCTTTCCGCGGGTGCCGAAGAGCCGAACGCACTCCTCGACGTCTCGCGTGACGCCGCACGCCGGCAGCCGAACGTGCGGGCGACCGTGCAGGAGGTCTTCGACGGCATGAAGGTGTCGTCGCAGAACCGCTGGCCCTCCCTCTCGTTCGACGTCGGCGGATTCAACAATTTCCTGTCGCCATTCTTCGCTGCAGGCTTCTACTACAAGACCTTCATGTGGCCGAAGGCGGCGTGGCATAAGCTCTACGAGCCGTTCATTCGCCGCGCGGCCGGTCTCGGCGTCACGCCGACAGAGGCCGATCCGGATCACTATGCCAGCCGCTACGTCCATTGCGACGTGCTGGTGGTCGGCGCCGGCGTAGCCGGTCTGGCGGCGGCAGTCGCCGCGGCCAAGGCCGGAGCCAAGGTCATCCTGTGCGACGAGCAGGCTGAAGTCGGCGGTGCGCTTCACTACGACACCGGCACCCTCATCGACGGCCAGCCGGGTTACGAATGGGCGCAGGCCACAGGCAAGGCGCTCGCCGACATGGACAATGTCAGGCTGCTGACGCGCACAACCGCCTTCGGCTATTACAACCACAACTACGTCGCTCTCGTCGAGCGCGTGACCGATCATCTCGCTGCGCCGGAAAAGGCGCTGCCACGCGAGCGGCTCTGGCAGGTGCGGGCGAAAAAGGTGATCCTCGCAAATGGCGCGATCGAGCGCCACATGGTCTTCGCCAACAACGACCGCCCGGGCATCATGCTGGCGTCGGCCGGCCGCACCTATCTCAACCATTTCGGCGTGGCCGTCGGGAAGAGCGTCGGCGTCTATACCGCGCATGATTCCGCCTACGAGGCTGCCTTCGACCTTAAGAGGGCAGGCGTTGCGGTTCCCGCGATCGTCGATTGCCGCGAAAAACCCGGCGAGGCGGTGCTTCAACAAGCCCGCAACCTCGGCATTGAAGTGCTGACCGGCCACTCCGTCGTGGACACTAGCGGCAAGCTCCGGGTCGCCTCCATCAGCGTCGCCCGCAACGGTGGCGGCGGCCAGCGCAAGATTGCCGTTGACGCGCTTCTGGTCTCGGCCGGCTGGACGCCGTCGGTACACCTCTTCTCGCAGTCGCGCGGCAAGGTGAAGTTCGACGCGGCGACGGAGCGCTTCCTGCCGGGCATCTACGCGCAGGACTGCCTCTCGGTCGGCGCTTGCAACGGCACTGACGACCTGCAGGCGACGATCGACGAGGCGCTTGCCGCAGGCGAACTGACCGCACGCGCTGCCGGCGCCGACGGCGGCGCACAGGTGGCCCTGTCCGGCAAGAATGCCTTCGAGTGGACGGGCGGCATGATCGGCGCGGCTGAAGGGGCCGGCGCCGACAAGACGGTCAAGGCCTTCATCGACTTCCAGCACGATGTCTGCGCCAAGGACATTCGCCTCGCCGTCCGCGAGGGCATGCACTCGATCGAGCACATCAAGCGCTTCACGACGAATGGCATGGCCTCCGATCAGGGCAAGCTCTCCAACATGCACGGGCTTGCGATCGCGGCGGAAGCGCTCGGCAAGGAAATCCCGGCGGTGGGGCTCACGACTTTCCGCCAGCCCTATACGCCGGTGACCTTCGGTACCATCGTCAACCACTCGCGCGGCAGCCTGTTCGACCCGGCCCGCAAGACGCCGATGCATGCCTGGGAGGAGGCGCGGGGCGCCGAATTCGAGGATGTCGGCAACTGGAAGCGTGCCTGGTACTATCCGCGGGCCGGCGAGACCATGCATGAGGCGGTCGCCCGCGAATGCAAGACCGTTCGCGACGTCGCCGGGATCTTCGATGCCTCGACGCTCGGCAAGATCGAGGTGGTCGGCCCCGACGCCGCCAAGTTCCTCAATCTCATGTATACGAATGCCTGGGACAATCTGAAGCCCGGCCGCTGCCGCTACGGCATCATGCTGCGCGACGACGGCTTCATCTATGACGACGGCGTCGTCGGCCGGCTTGCCGAGGATCGCTTCCATGTGACGACGACGACCGGCGGTGCGCCGCGCGTTCTCCATCACATGGAAGACTACCTGCAAACGGAATTCCCGCATCTCAAGGTGTGGCTCACTTCGACGACCGAGCAATGGGCGGTCATCGCCGTGCAGGGCCCGAAGGCGCGCGAGATCATCGCGCCGCTGGTCGAAGGCATCGATCTGTCGAACGAAGGCTTGCCGCATATGAGCGTTGCGGAGGGTCGCATCTGCGGCGTGCCGACGCGGCTCTTCCGCATGTCGTTTACGGGCGAGCTCGGTTTCGAAGTCAATGTCCCGGCCGATTATGGCCAGGCTGTATGGGAAGCAATCTGGGCCCGGGCCGAACCGATGGGCGCCTGCGCCTACGGCACCGAGACCATGCACGTCCTGCGCGCCGAGAAGGGCTACATAATCGTCGGCCAGGACACGGACGGCACTGTCACGCCGGACGACGCAGGACTCTCCTGGGCGGTCTCGAAGAAGAAGCCGGACTTCGTCGGCATTCGCGGCCTGAAGCGGCCTGATCTCGTCAAGGACGGCCGCAAACAGCTCGTCGGATTGCTCACCAAAGATCCGAAGGTGGTATTGGAGGAAGGGGCGCAGATCGTCGCCGATCCGAACGAGCCGAAGCCGATGACCATGCTCGGTCATGTGACCTCGTCTTACTGGTCGCCGAATTGCGGCCGTTCGATTGCAATGGCGCTGGTCGCGGGCGGCCGCGCGCGCCTCGGGCAGACGCTTTACGTACCGATGGCGGATCGCACGATCGCCGTCGAAGTGAGCGACATGGTATTCTTTGACAAGGAAGGAGGTCGCCTCCATGGCTGA
- a CDS encoding sarcosine oxidase subunit delta, whose amino-acid sequence MLLIYCPYCEEERSELEFRNAGDAHIVRPTNMAEISDEEFEAYFFLRDNPKGVIFERWRHMHGCGRFFNAARDTVSDRFITTYKAGEPKPDIDAKPKTPATVETYEALEGAAQ is encoded by the coding sequence ATGCTTCTGATTTATTGCCCTTACTGCGAGGAAGAGCGCTCGGAGCTCGAATTCCGCAATGCCGGCGATGCCCATATCGTCCGCCCGACCAACATGGCCGAGATCAGCGACGAAGAGTTCGAGGCTTATTTCTTCCTTCGAGACAACCCGAAGGGCGTGATCTTCGAGAGGTGGCGGCACATGCATGGCTGCGGCCGCTTCTTCAATGCCGCCCGCGATACGGTGAGCGACCGCTTCATCACCACCTACAAGGCGGGCGAGCCGAAGCCGGATATCGACGCGAAGCCGAAGACGCCCGCAACGGTCGAAACCTACGAAGCCCTCGAAGGAGCAGCACAATGA
- a CDS encoding sarcosine oxidase subunit beta family protein: MRKYSVFAVAREAMRGHKGWGPHWASPEPRKQYDVIIIGGGGHGLGAAYYLAKEHGITNVAVLEKGWIGGGNTGRNTTIIRSNYLYEESMDIYEHSLKLWENLSQDLNYNVMYSPRGVMMLSHNIHDQQSFKRHINANRLYGIDNEWLTPEQAKAYCPPLDIAKTARYPINGAALQRRGGTARHDAVAWGYARAASDRGVHIIQNCEVTGIRRDETGRVTGVDTNRGFIGAKKVGISAAGHTSTLMRMVDVRTPLQSQPLQALVSEPLKPIFPCVVMSNSVHAYISQSDKGEFVIGAGTDQYNSYSQTGGLQIITHTLDAICELFPMFRRVKMMRQWGGIVDVTQDRSPIQGVTPVPGLYLNAGWGTGGFKATPGSANLFAYLIARGEPHRLAAGLTLDRFRTGRLIDEAAAAAVAH, from the coding sequence ATGCGCAAATATTCTGTTTTTGCCGTGGCGCGCGAGGCGATGCGCGGCCACAAGGGCTGGGGGCCGCATTGGGCCTCGCCGGAGCCGCGCAAGCAATATGATGTGATCATCATCGGTGGCGGCGGCCATGGCCTCGGCGCCGCCTACTATCTGGCGAAAGAGCATGGCATCACCAATGTCGCTGTGCTCGAGAAGGGTTGGATCGGCGGCGGCAATACCGGCCGCAACACGACGATCATCCGGTCCAACTATCTCTATGAAGAGAGCATGGACATCTATGAGCATTCGCTGAAGCTCTGGGAAAACCTGTCGCAGGACCTCAATTACAACGTCATGTACTCGCCACGCGGCGTGATGATGCTGTCGCACAACATTCACGACCAGCAGTCCTTCAAACGCCACATCAACGCCAACCGGCTCTACGGGATCGACAATGAGTGGCTGACGCCGGAACAGGCAAAGGCCTATTGTCCGCCGCTCGATATTGCCAAGACGGCCCGCTATCCGATCAACGGTGCAGCATTGCAGCGGCGCGGCGGTACGGCGCGCCACGATGCGGTCGCATGGGGCTATGCCCGCGCGGCCTCCGACCGCGGCGTACACATCATCCAGAACTGCGAGGTGACCGGCATTCGCCGTGACGAGACCGGGCGCGTCACCGGCGTCGACACCAATCGCGGCTTTATCGGCGCGAAGAAGGTCGGCATCTCCGCTGCCGGCCATACGTCGACCTTGATGCGGATGGTGGATGTGCGCACGCCGCTGCAGAGCCAGCCGCTGCAGGCGCTCGTATCCGAGCCGCTGAAGCCGATCTTTCCATGCGTGGTCATGTCCAACTCGGTGCATGCCTATATCTCGCAGTCGGACAAGGGCGAGTTCGTTATCGGCGCCGGCACCGATCAGTACAATTCCTATTCGCAGACCGGCGGCCTGCAGATCATCACCCATACGCTGGATGCGATCTGTGAACTCTTCCCGATGTTCCGCCGCGTCAAGATGATGCGGCAATGGGGTGGCATCGTAGACGTCACCCAGGACCGTTCGCCGATCCAGGGCGTGACGCCGGTGCCGGGTCTCTACCTAAACGCCGGCTGGGGAACGGGCGGCTTCAAGGCGACGCCGGGTTCGGCCAATCTCTTTGCCTATCTCATCGCGCGGGGCGAGCCGCACCGGCTCGCGGCGGGGCTGACGCTCGATCGCTTCCGCACCGGACGGCTCATCGACGAGGCGGCTGCCGCCGCCGTTGCGCACTGA
- the rpsU gene encoding 30S ribosomal protein S21, translating into MQVLVRDNNVDQALRALKKKMQREGIFREMKMRDFYEKPSQKRAREKAEAVRRVRKLARKRAQREGLLAR; encoded by the coding sequence GTGCAGGTACTTGTCCGCGATAACAATGTCGACCAGGCGCTCCGCGCTCTCAAGAAGAAGATGCAGCGCGAAGGCATTTTCCGCGAAATGAAGATGCGTGACTTCTACGAAAAGCCGTCCCAGAAGCGTGCGCGCGAAAAGGCTGAAGCCGTTCGCCGCGTCCGCAAGCTGGCTCGCAAGCGCGCACAGCGTGAAGGCCTTCTGGCCCGCTGA
- a CDS encoding tetratricopeptide repeat protein, producing MKLAAMTADVSGHTIQEARRRHQRKPMLAAMLIIGSALLVAGCQTTNNPESMIRVERAQGSEENIASLSSVIASNPSDPEAYNVRGSAYGRAGEFRRALADFDQAIQLNPRFYQAYANRALVQRNVGNQDAALADYNASLQINPSYDVAFIGRGNLYRQAGQLDAAFNDFNSAIQLDTTDPRAYHNRGLIYQARNQHAQAIEDFSTAISLSPSSPEPYNGRGISYAAQGDDENAFSDFNTAINLNNKLAESWANQALIYERRGDKAKAQKSYSHALQLDPKYEPARAGLARVKAMS from the coding sequence TTGAAACTTGCTGCCATGACTGCGGACGTCTCCGGCCACACCATCCAAGAGGCGCGCCGCCGCCACCAGCGCAAACCGATGCTTGCCGCTATGCTGATCATCGGCTCGGCCCTGCTCGTCGCCGGCTGTCAGACGACGAACAATCCCGAGTCGATGATTCGAGTGGAACGAGCGCAGGGATCGGAAGAAAACATTGCCTCGCTCTCGAGCGTGATTGCTTCCAATCCCAGCGATCCGGAAGCATACAATGTGCGCGGGTCCGCCTACGGCCGCGCCGGCGAGTTCCGTCGTGCGCTCGCCGATTTCGACCAAGCGATCCAGCTCAATCCGCGCTTCTACCAAGCCTATGCCAACCGTGCGCTCGTCCAGCGCAATGTGGGCAATCAGGACGCGGCACTCGCCGATTACAACGCGTCGCTGCAAATCAACCCGAGCTATGACGTCGCCTTTATCGGCCGCGGCAATCTCTACCGCCAGGCCGGCCAGCTCGATGCGGCCTTCAACGATTTCAACAGCGCGATCCAGCTCGACACGACGGATCCCCGCGCCTATCACAATCGCGGCCTGATCTATCAGGCGCGCAACCAGCATGCCCAAGCGATCGAGGACTTCTCCACGGCAATCTCGCTGTCGCCCAGCTCTCCGGAGCCTTACAATGGTCGCGGCATCTCCTATGCCGCCCAGGGCGACGACGAGAATGCCTTCTCGGATTTCAACACCGCCATTAATCTCAACAACAAGCTGGCCGAGTCCTGGGCGAACCAGGCGCTCATCTACGAGCGCCGCGGTGACAAAGCCAAGGCGCAGAAGTCCTACTCGCACGCGCTGCAACTCGACCCCAAATACGAGCCCGCCCGCGCCGGTCTTGCCCGCGTCAAGGCAATGTCCTGA
- a CDS encoding adenylate/guanylate cyclase domain-containing protein — translation MNEQQIRDIVRWLSEQGIQGLKEQDLLAGFCDQCHAAGIPLDRALGIIDTLHPEFEGRAFQWFSDRDEIPEVLHYGSTTSGEALANWQHSVFFQMLQQQQWERRIRLAREQHVPFTTLDRLKTEGQTDCLCFVHHFTDRGRVGEMDCFYSNWTTKNERGFSDEDVDSLRILVPTLALAVKTASCMRIIGTLADVYLGEDAGRRVVEGRIERGAAERIEAVMWFSDLRHFTRISDSIAPEEIIPFLNDYSGTVIDAIHDHGGSVLKLIGDGVLAIFNGRDSADACNAAIVAERQLRRMLTELNARRLEEGKPVTDVSLALHIGEVFYGNIGSQDRLDFTVVGPAVNEVSRIVAMCRSVERQVIMSSEFIAACPPVHRANAVSLGRFALRGIARAKELFTWDPETTGG, via the coding sequence ATGAACGAGCAACAGATCCGCGACATTGTTCGGTGGCTGTCGGAACAGGGCATCCAAGGCCTGAAGGAACAGGACCTGCTTGCCGGGTTCTGCGACCAATGCCATGCTGCAGGCATTCCTCTCGATCGCGCACTGGGGATCATCGATACGCTTCATCCCGAATTCGAGGGACGCGCCTTCCAGTGGTTCAGCGATAGGGACGAAATCCCCGAGGTCCTGCATTACGGCTCGACCACCAGCGGGGAGGCCCTGGCGAACTGGCAGCATTCGGTCTTCTTCCAGATGCTGCAGCAACAGCAATGGGAGCGACGTATCCGCCTCGCGCGCGAACAGCACGTCCCCTTCACAACGCTGGACAGGCTGAAAACCGAGGGACAAACCGATTGTCTTTGCTTCGTACATCATTTCACCGATCGCGGTCGCGTCGGAGAGATGGACTGCTTCTATTCCAACTGGACGACGAAAAACGAACGGGGCTTCAGCGACGAGGATGTGGATTCGCTGAGGATCCTCGTGCCGACGCTCGCGCTTGCCGTGAAGACGGCCTCCTGCATGCGCATCATCGGCACTCTTGCGGATGTCTATCTCGGCGAGGATGCGGGCCGGCGCGTCGTCGAAGGCAGAATCGAGCGGGGCGCGGCCGAACGCATTGAGGCGGTCATGTGGTTTTCCGATCTGCGGCATTTCACCCGGATATCCGACAGCATTGCGCCTGAGGAGATCATTCCTTTTCTGAATGATTACTCCGGCACCGTCATCGACGCGATCCATGACCATGGCGGCAGCGTGCTGAAGCTGATCGGCGACGGCGTTCTCGCGATCTTCAACGGCCGCGACTCAGCTGATGCCTGTAACGCTGCAATCGTCGCCGAGCGACAGTTGCGCCGCATGCTGACTGAACTCAATGCGCGACGGCTTGAAGAGGGCAAGCCCGTTACCGACGTCTCGCTCGCCCTGCATATCGGCGAGGTCTTCTACGGCAATATCGGCAGTCAGGACCGACTTGACTTCACCGTTGTCGGACCGGCCGTCAATGAGGTGAGCCGTATCGTCGCCATGTGCCGTTCGGTCGAGCGGCAGGTGATCATGTCGTCCGAGTTCATTGCGGCGTGCCCGCCGGTCCACCGCGCCAACGCCGTGTCATTGGGACGCTTTGCCCTGCGCGGCATCGCCCGGGCGAAGGAATTGTTCACTTGGGATCCCGAGACCACGGGCGGGTAA
- a CDS encoding NAD(P)(+) transhydrogenase (Re/Si-specific) subunit beta codes for MNANFAAFLYLVSGVLFIMALRGLSHPTTSRKGNAYGMVGMAIAIVTTLLLAQPSLGGFLLIVLGLALGGGVGAYVAKRIPMTAMPQLVAGFHSLVGLAAVLVAAAALYAPSSFGIGEIGAIHAQALVEMALGVAIGAITFTGSIIAFLKLDGRMSGKPILLPYRHLINLALAALVVFFIIGLALTESHFNFWAIVLLSLALGVLIIVPIGGADMPVVVSMLNSYSGWAAAGIGFTLGNLALIITGALVGSSGAILSYIMCKGMNRSFVSVILGGFGGETASAGGDDGVEKTVKQGSADDAAFLMQNASKVIIVPGYGMAVAQAQHALRELADKLKEAGVEVKYAIHPVAGRMPGHMNVLLAEANVPYDEVFELEDINSEFAQADVAYVIGANDVTNPAARDDKTSPIYGMPILDVDKAKTCLFVKRSLGSGYAGIDNTLFYKDGTMMLLGDAKKVTEEIVKAINH; via the coding sequence ATGAACGCGAACTTTGCAGCCTTCCTCTATCTCGTCTCCGGCGTGCTGTTCATCATGGCGCTCCGGGGTCTGTCGCACCCGACCACCAGCCGCAAGGGCAATGCCTATGGCATGGTCGGCATGGCGATCGCCATCGTCACGACCCTCCTCTTGGCGCAGCCCTCGCTCGGCGGCTTCCTGCTGATCGTGCTCGGTCTCGCGCTCGGCGGCGGCGTCGGCGCCTATGTCGCCAAGCGCATCCCGATGACGGCGATGCCGCAGCTCGTCGCCGGCTTCCACTCGCTGGTCGGCCTTGCGGCGGTGCTGGTTGCCGCCGCCGCCCTCTACGCGCCGTCCTCCTTCGGCATCGGCGAGATCGGCGCGATCCATGCCCAGGCTCTGGTCGAGATGGCCCTCGGCGTCGCCATCGGCGCCATCACCTTCACCGGCTCGATCATCGCCTTCCTGAAGCTCGACGGCCGCATGTCCGGCAAGCCGATCCTCTTGCCCTACCGCCACCTGATCAATCTGGCGCTCGCGGCGCTTGTCGTCTTCTTCATCATCGGCCTGGCGCTGACCGAGAGCCACTTCAATTTCTGGGCGATCGTCCTCCTGTCGCTGGCGCTCGGCGTTTTGATCATCGTCCCGATCGGCGGCGCCGACATGCCGGTGGTGGTGTCGATGCTCAACTCCTATTCCGGCTGGGCGGCGGCCGGCATCGGCTTCACGCTCGGCAACCTGGCGCTGATCATCACCGGCGCCCTGGTCGGCTCCTCCGGTGCGATCCTCTCCTACATCATGTGCAAGGGCATGAACCGCTCCTTCGTCTCGGTTATCCTCGGCGGCTTCGGCGGCGAGACGGCTTCGGCCGGTGGCGACGACGGCGTTGAGAAGACGGTCAAGCAGGGCTCGGCCGACGATGCCGCCTTCCTGATGCAGAACGCCTCGAAGGTGATCATCGTGCCCGGCTACGGCATGGCGGTGGCGCAGGCCCAGCATGCGCTGAGAGAACTGGCGGACAAGCTCAAGGAGGCGGGCGTCGAGGTCAAATATGCGATCCATCCGGTCGCCGGCCGCATGCCGGGGCACATGAACGTGCTGCTCGCCGAGGCGAACGTGCCTTACGACGAGGTGTTCGAACTCGAGGACATCAATTCCGAGTTCGCGCAGGCCGACGTCGCCTATGTCATCGGCGCCAATGACGTCACCAACCCGGCGGCGCGCGACGACAAGACCTCGCCGATCTACGGCATGCCGATCCTCGACGTCGACAAGGCCAAGACCTGCCTGTTCGTCAAGCGCTCGCTCGGCTCCGGCTATGCCGGCATCGACAACACGCTGTTCTACAAGGACGGTACGATGATGCTGCTTGGCGACGCCAAGAAGGTCACCGAGGAGATCGTCAAGGCGATCAACCACTGA
- a CDS encoding NAD(P) transhydrogenase subunit alpha, with protein sequence MANELLDKALTDLERAVEAVRTAAEYVPDAAGAVAHGATGGAIDPFVFRLAIFVLAIFVGYYVVWSVTPALHTPLMAVTNAISSVIVVGALLAVGISASGLATGFGFVALVLASVNIFGGFLVTQRMLAMYKKKEK encoded by the coding sequence ATGGCGAATGAACTCTTGGACAAGGCACTGACAGACCTCGAACGGGCGGTCGAGGCGGTCAGGACCGCCGCCGAATACGTGCCGGATGCGGCCGGGGCCGTTGCCCATGGCGCCACTGGCGGTGCGATCGATCCCTTCGTCTTCCGCCTGGCGATCTTCGTGCTGGCGATCTTCGTCGGCTACTACGTCGTCTGGTCGGTGACGCCGGCACTGCACACGCCCTTGATGGCGGTGACGAATGCGATCTCCTCGGTGATCGTCGTCGGCGCGCTGCTTGCCGTCGGTATCTCGGCCTCGGGGCTTGCCACCGGCTTCGGCTTCGTCGCGCTGGTGCTTGCTTCGGTCAACATCTTCGGCGGCTTCCTCGTCACCCAGCGCATGCTCGCCATGTACAAGAAGAAAGAAAAGTGA
- a CDS encoding Re/Si-specific NAD(P)(+) transhydrogenase subunit alpha has translation MSEIVFIAKESDPNEPRVAGSPETVKKIRSFGFEVVVEAGAGLSSRIPDAEYEKAGARIGTAKDAKSADVVLKVRRPTVAEIKGYKAGALVIAIMDPHGNEEAIAGMAKAGLTAFAMELMPRITRAQSMDVLSSQANLAGYQAVIDAAHEYDRALPMMMTAAGTVPAAKVFVMGAGVAGLQAIATARRLGAMVSATDVRPAAKEQVASLGAKFIAVEDEEFKAAETAGGYAKEMSKEYQAKQAALVAEHIAKQDIVITTALIPGRPAPRLVTREMLKSMKPGSVVIDLAVERGGNVEGAEAGTVAEVEGVKVVGHLNVPGRIAASASLLYAKNLVTFLETLVSKEEKRLALNMEDELVKATALSHGGTVVHPAFDGAKEGNK, from the coding sequence TTGAGCGAGATCGTCTTTATAGCCAAGGAATCCGATCCGAATGAACCGCGCGTGGCGGGCTCGCCTGAGACGGTGAAGAAAATCCGATCGTTCGGCTTCGAGGTCGTCGTCGAAGCCGGTGCGGGCCTCAGTTCGCGCATTCCCGATGCGGAATACGAGAAGGCCGGTGCGCGGATCGGCACGGCGAAGGACGCCAAGAGTGCCGACGTCGTGCTGAAGGTGCGCCGCCCGACGGTGGCCGAGATCAAGGGCTACAAGGCGGGCGCGCTGGTCATTGCCATCATGGACCCCCATGGCAACGAGGAGGCGATCGCCGGGATGGCGAAGGCCGGGCTCACCGCGTTCGCCATGGAACTGATGCCGCGGATCACCCGGGCGCAATCGATGGACGTTCTGTCTTCCCAGGCGAACCTCGCCGGCTACCAGGCGGTGATCGACGCGGCCCATGAATACGACCGGGCGCTGCCGATGATGATGACGGCGGCCGGCACGGTGCCGGCGGCGAAGGTCTTCGTCATGGGCGCCGGCGTCGCCGGCCTGCAGGCGATCGCTACCGCCCGGCGCCTGGGTGCCATGGTGTCCGCCACCGACGTCCGTCCGGCCGCCAAGGAGCAGGTCGCCTCGCTTGGCGCCAAGTTCATCGCCGTCGAGGACGAGGAGTTCAAGGCGGCCGAGACCGCCGGCGGCTATGCCAAGGAAATGTCGAAGGAATACCAGGCCAAACAGGCGGCGCTCGTCGCCGAGCACATCGCCAAGCAGGACATCGTTATCACCACGGCGCTGATCCCGGGGCGGCCGGCGCCGCGGCTCGTCACGCGCGAGATGCTGAAATCCATGAAGCCCGGCTCGGTTGTCATCGACCTCGCCGTCGAGCGCGGCGGCAATGTCGAAGGCGCCGAAGCCGGCACGGTCGCGGAGGTGGAAGGCGTCAAGGTCGTCGGCCACCTCAACGTGCCTGGCCGCATCGCCGCCTCCGCCTCGCTTCTTTACGCCAAGAACCTCGTCACCTTCCTGGAGACGCTGGTCTCGAAGGAGGAAAAGCGGCTGGCTTTGAACATGGAGGACGAACTCGTCAAGGCGACGGCGCTGAGCCACGGCGGCACGGTCGTGCACCCGGCCTTCGACGGCGCGAAAGAGGGGAACAAGTGA
- a CDS encoding aa3-type cytochrome c oxidase subunit IV, producing MAEHHSGPAETGAPMDYSEHEKTYNLFLNATKYGTLFCVALLIAMAAGFFTTMGFFSSLILFILLNVAGYFFLR from the coding sequence ATGGCAGAGCATCATTCGGGACCGGCAGAGACGGGCGCTCCGATGGATTATTCCGAGCACGAGAAGACCTACAACCTCTTTCTCAACGCAACCAAGTACGGCACGCTGTTTTGCGTCGCACTGCTGATCGCCATGGCCGCTGGCTTCTTCACGACCATGGGCTTCTTCAGTTCCCTCATCCTTTTCATCCTCCTCAACGTCGCTGGCTATTTCTTCCTGCGCTAA